The window tcgtataaaataaaaaataaatataatttattgaaatttatatactatatataatcaTCTAATTAAAACCAGTTAGAAGAATCTGATGTTATGCCTAACTTTGTACCCTCATGCGTGTACGTAAACGTTCTCACGGATCCAGAAAGAAGTATAGACGGGGAATGATCATGAAAATTCTCTTAATCAACAACAGTGCAAATGCTCTCTAACCATACAGGAAATTCAATTAAGCAGACGCACCAGCTAGTTTAGGGGGAGAACGCCTGTTACCATGCCATAGATGATTTACTTACGACGAAATATTGAATTCCCTTCAGTTCCAAACTcaatccaatttttttttttttgaaagtcaatttaatttctttttaattttatataatctctAGTAGAGTAGAATCGTGTTAAATATGTGTCCATGATGAAgtaaaaagaatatatacacaATTCGTGGGCAAACTTGTATTTTTGCTAAAATTTAGAAAGTTTATTCATTTGACAGTAATCGTTACAAAGGGCAGCTTCAGATAAAAGTAGAAATCATCTGCTACTTCCACAAAAGCTGTACTCGACGACAATACAACTACAATTCAGATAGCTAGTAACACTTTAAAATTGCATAAATCAATTTAATGGCGACTACTCTTAATGAGATAAAGTGCTCATGGCATGAGACTGTCTCGAAATCACGGAGCTAGTAGTCGGATTTTCAGATAAGACGATCTCATAACCATCGCCATATTGCTGCATTCCTTGAGCCAAGACCTGCCACACCAGGCTCCCGCCCAGAGTTCCTCCATTCTGAGCATATTTGTAAATACTCGTGTACACGGCATTCATGTATAGATCTCTAGCACCTGTATTGAAACCGGGATCTTTATTCGACTTTCCGAACTCAGCTATGACGAGCGGCTTTTTCAGAATGGCCTGCGCATCTGTGGTGTGGCTTTGCATCCATCTTCCCATGAAGGCCATTTGTGCATCTTCATTTTGTTTGGCCAGCCATATATCGGGGTAGGCGTGTATGGTGGCGAAGTCGATTTCTTTGATCAGATGGTTGCTGATGTAATCAGTCCCGACTTGATAACCCGGATTGAACTGTTTTTTCTCAGGCATCGTGTCCCCGTAGAAGCCTTCCATGCCGATTGTCAACAAGTGCTTGTTGTCTACTGATTTTACAAGACTTGCCATCTCTTGAACCCAGCCCTGAAATCATCCGTTTCAAAGTTAATTAATTGTACAACTTATTAGTTAGCAGCTATAATTGATTTCCGAATAATTGAAAAATGTGAGGTCTACGCACGTTTACGGTTCTCCCAGAGGAATCGGCGTCGCAACGGGGTTCGTTCATGAGCTCCCATGCCATGATTGTAGAATCATCCTTGTAGGCTAC of the Daucus carota subsp. sativus chromosome 4, DH1 v3.0, whole genome shotgun sequence genome contains:
- the LOC108216914 gene encoding mannan endo-1,4-beta-mannosidase 5 gives rise to the protein MACFSKITCILALLFFSLALVSQARVLDPVNHSNNIPRFVSVKGSHFTLDQSSFLFNGFNSYWMMTVAADPNMRHQVTEVFRDASAAGMSVCRTWAFADGGSNSLQLSPGTYDERVFQGLDFVISEAKRFNIYLILSFVNNYKDYGGRPQYVQWARNAGVQVKNDDDFYTHPVVKGYYRNHVQRVITRINTITKVAYKDDSTIMAWELMNEPRCDADSSGRTVNGWVQEMASLVKSVDNKHLLTIGMEGFYGDTMPEKKQFNPGYQVGTDYISNHLIKEIDFATIHAYPDIWLAKQNEDAQMAFMGRWMQSHTTDAQAILKKPLVIAEFGKSNKDPGFNTGARDLYMNAVYTSIYKYAQNGGTLGGSLVWQVLAQGMQQYGDGYEIVLSENPTTSSVISRQSHAMSTLSH